GAACAGGTAGAACCGCGCCGGCGAGAGCAGCTGCGCCGTGAACGGTGCGGTGTCGAACTCCCAGCCGAGGACGGTCAGGCCCTTGTCGTTGAGCCCGATGGCACCGAAGGCGATGACCACGAGGAGCGAGATGGCGAGCGTCACCCAGAAGAGTTTCCTGCTGTTGAGCTCCCGGTAGGCGTCGACGAGCAGGGCCCAGGACTGGGTGACGAAAGCGCCGGCATTCATGGAGCCGCCTCCCGGCCGGTGAGCCCGTCACCGTTGCCGGTGCCGACCGCCCGCATGAACAGGTCCTCCAGCGACTCGCGGACGGGAATGACGGAGACGATCGTCCGCCCCTCGGCCCGGAGCCGGTCGATCACCGGCTGCAGGGGCTCCGGCTCGTCGGCCGCGACCGTGAACCGGGTGGAATCCTCGGCGCCGGGGACGCAGCGGCCGGCCTCCACCCAGCCGGGCGGGCCGCCGCGAACCGTGACCTCGTAGCGGCTCGAGTCGCGGGTCAGCGCGGCGATCGTCCCCTGGCGGACGACGCGGCCGCGGACGAGGATCGCGACGCGGTCGCAGATCAGCTCCAACTCGCCGAGGAGGTGGGAATTGAGGAGCACGGTCTTGCCCTGCTCCTTGAGCCGCTGGACGAGCCAGCGGATGCCGCGCCGGCCGACCGGATCGACGCCGTCGGTGGGCTCGTCGAGGATCACGAGGTCGGGGTCGTTCATCAGCGCCTGCGCGATGCCGATCCGCTGCCGCATCCCCTTGCTGTACTGCCGCACCGGTTTGCCGGCCCATTCCCGCATGCCGACGAGGTCGAGGAGTTCGGCCTGCCGGGCGCGGCGGGTCGCCCGCGGCACGCCGGACAGGGCGGCGAAGTGGTCGAGCACCTGGCTGCCGGTGAGATAGTCGGGAAAGCGATGGTGCTCGGGGAGGTAGCCGACCCGGGCCAGCGTCGGCTTGTGGCCCACCGGCATGCCGAGGACGGTTCCCTCGGCATGGGTTGCGGCCACGATCGAGGTCAGGATCTTCACGAGCGTGCTCTTGCCGGCGCCGTTGGGGCCGAGGAGTCCGAAGATCTCACCGCGGTCGACCTGCAAGTCGACCCCCTGCAGGGCGCGGATCCGGCCGCGGCCGCGAAACACCTTCTCCACGCCGCGGATGTCGATCGCCGCGCCGGCCGCGGGGGCGGCGGCGCGGGAGGACTGGACGGTGCCGGCCATGAAGCGAACGCTCGACGAAGCAGAAAGCCTGTCTCGGATATAGCCGATCCCGCAGGCCGCGTCCAGAAATCGGGCTGCGGGCGCGTCTTCGCGGAGCCCCCCGAGGGGAGGAAAAAGTGCCGAGCGTTCGCACCCGACGGGCAGGGAGAAAAGCATCCGGCGTACCAAAGCACGCTTCATCTTCGGACGGGGAGGTCGCTCCTGTTCTGCTCCGAAGTTTCAGCGGCGGCGTTGCAGCTGCGCTGGAGGCGGGCATCACAATGCACATCGCCGTCACCATCTGCCTGGTGCCCGAGGCCCGCGCGGGGCGACGAGGCCTTCCCGATCCTCCTCGTGCCGGAGAGAGGCGTCATCAAGGCCGTCGTAACGCTCGACTGACCGGCGGTCGCGGGCCCCGAGAGACCCGGTGCGGCGGCGACTTGCATTCGCCGGAAGTCGAAGCATCATTGTCGCCGTCGTCCGGCAGGACGCCTCAGACGCGGCAGGCTCCGGAGGCGATGCCTCCGGGGGAGCAGCCCATGCAGGCACGTCGGGCTGCGGACGCCGCGGAATGCATCAGGGAGTCCCTCGCGGAACCTCACAGATGGTCGTCCGCACCGTGTTTCTCACCGGAGCCTCGGGGTTCGTCGGCACGCACGTCGCCGAAGAACTGCTGCGCCGGGGCTGCGAGGTCCGCTGCCTGATCCGGCCCGGGGCGTCCGCGGCCCATCTCGACCGTCCCGGCGTCGTCCGTATCACCGGCACGCTCGAAGACCCGGACGGTTACCGCGACGCGATCCGAGGCTGCGACACCGTGCTGCATCTGGCCGGTGCCGTCGCCGCCCGGACCAAGCGAGCGATGCTGCGGACCAACGGCCGCGGCACCGCCCGGCTCGCCGACGCCTGCGCGGCGGTCGAGACGCCGCCGCGGCTCGTCGCCGTGTCGAGCCTCGCCGCCGCCGGCCCGCCGTGCCGCGACCGGGCCATCCGCGACGAGGCGGATTCGCCGGCGCCGGTCTCGATCTACGGCCGCAGCAAGCGGGCGGGCGAAACGGCGCTCGAGCGCCGCGCCGGCCGGCTCCCCGTGACGATCGTCAGGCCGGGCATCGTCTTCGGTCCGCGGGACAGGCAGGGAGCGGCGGTGTTCCGGGCGATCCAGCGGACCGGGCTGCACGTCGTCGTCGGCTTCAGGACGCCGCGGCTGTCGCTGATCCACGTCGACGACCTCGTCGACCTGCTCCTGCGCGCGGCCGAAAATGGAGAGACGCTCACGCCGCCCGGTGCCGGTGCCAGCACCGGGCGGGGCATGTACTTCGCCTGCGACGACCGGGAGCATCCCACCTACTGGCAGTTCGGCCAGCGGGTGGCCGGCGCCCTCGGCAAACGCGTGCTGGTCTGGCCGCTGTGGCGGTGCGTCGGCCGCATGGTGGGGGCCGGCGCTGACCTGGTGTCGACGGCGACGGGCACCGTGCAGCTTTTGTCGCTCGACAAGGTTCGCGAGGCGACCGCCTGGAGCTGGGCCTGCTCGGCGGCCAAGGCCCGCACGCAGCTCGGCTTCGCCCCCGCGCTGCCCCTCGACGACCGGCTGCGGCAGACCGCGAACTGGTTCCGGGAGCAGGGCTGGCTGTGACGAAAACGAAAACGAAAAGGTGCCAGCCACCAAAAATGGGCAAGGTGGCCGGCGCCCTTCTTCGCGCAAATTACCCAGATTTGGTGGCTGGCACCTTTCTTCGCGGTCAGGGGGCCTTGATCGCGTACAGGGCGGCTGCCGAGCGGATGAGGAGCCGGCCGTCGGAGACGACGAGCGAGGCCGCGATCGACTCGCCGCCGAAGTCGATCGAGTCGAGGAGCTGGAACGTGCGGCCCGCCTTGACGATCGACACCTGGCCGTCGTTGGAGGCGAAGCAGATCCGGCCGCCGACGAGGACCGGGCTCGTGCGGTGCTGGGCGGTGTGGGTCCGCTCGTTGTACAGATCCTTGCCCGTCTCCAACTCGACGCACTGCAGCTTGCCGTCCTTGTGGAGCATGTAGACGAGGCCGTCGGCCACCAGCGGCGTGCTCACGTCGGGTGTGAGCGGGTTGATCCAGCGGACGACCTCTTTGACGTTCGAGCAGTCGCCGGCGAGGGCGTCGCCGACGCGGAGCGCGACCGTCGGGCCCGCCTTGCAGGTCGGGACGATGATCGTGCCTGGGGCTGCGCAGGGGGAGGAGACGAACCGCCAGAACTGGTCGGCGGGCTTGGGATTGGTGGCCGACGGGCCGTTGAGGCCGCCGAACCGCCAGACCTCGCGGCCGTCGGCGAGGGCATGGCCGGTGACGCAGTCGGCGCCGTGCACGACGAGAAACTCCCGGCCCCCCTCGCGGTACACGAAGGGGGAGGCGTAGGACTGCTTGCACTCGAACTGGGCGTTCGTGACCCGGTCCACCTCCCAGACGGTCCTGCCGGTCGCCTTGTCGAGGCGGATCACCTTGCCGGTGCGGGTTTGGTCGTCGAGCTTCATCGGGCCGTGGATCAGCTGCAGGTAGAGCGAGTTGCCGTCGAGGACGGGCGTGCTCGTCATGCCGAACTGGATGTCGAGCTTGCCGAACCGCTCCCCGACATCGAACGCCCAGACCTCGTCGCCGCCGACCGTGTAGCAGGCCAGCCTGCCGGTGCTGAAGAACACCCACACGTGCCTGCCGTCGGTGGATGGCGACGGGGAGGCGGAGTTGCCCTCACCCGAGCGGGCGTCGACGTTGCCGGTGCCGACCGTGCGCTTCCAGACGATCGCGCCGTCGGCGGCGGCGATGCAGAGGAGCACGAGGTCCTTCTCCTCGTTGCTCGTCACGTAGATGCGGCCGTCCCAGACGCAGGGCGTCGCGCCGCCGCGGCCGGGGAGCGGCGTCCGCCAGGCGACGTTCTTGGTCTGCGACCAGGATTCGGGGATCGACGCGTCGGTGGAGATGCCGTCGTGCCGCGGGCCGCGCCACTGCGGCCAGGACTCGGCCCGAGCCGGGCCGATGGCGAACGCGACAACGAGGGCGAGGGACGCCGGGCGGGCGATAACGCGATTGATCATGGCCGGAGTCTAGCAAATCACGGCGGGGGACGAATGCTGCCGGGCATGGCGAAGTGCGAGCCTGGGAGGTCTGCGTCGCCGCTGGCGCTGCTGTGGCTCGGCCGCATTCCAGGGGGCCGCGCGACCCGATCCATTGGGGGGGGCGAGAATGATTGGAACCCTGTTCGGATCGTCGTGTGGGCGCCAGCCGCTGGTCATCGGCGGCATGCACCGCTCGGGAACCTCGTTGACCGCGTCGCTCTTCGCGCACGCGGGGCTGCACGTCGGCGACGACCTGCTGGGGAGCCACAACGGCAACTCCCTCGGGCACTACGAGGACATCGGGTTCCTCAGGTTCCACGAGCGGGCGCTCGTGGCGCTCGGCCTGGGGAGCGAGGGGTACACCACGCGGAGTTGCCCCGTCGCGACGCCGCAGCTGCAGCGCACGGCACGGCGGCTCGTCGCGCAGCGACTGGCGTCGCGACGACCATGGGGCTGGAAGGAGCCGCGGACGGTGCTGTTCCTCGACTTCTGGCGGCAACTGCTCCCCGAGGCCCGGTACCTGTTCGTGTTTCGCAGCCCGTGGGAGGTCGCCGACTCGCTGTATCGCCGCGGCGATCCGCTGTTCGCGGCCGACCCGGTGTTCGCGCTGCACGTCTGGCAGGGCTATAACCGGCTGATCGTGGACTTCATGCGGGCCCATCCGGCCTGCTGTCTGCTCGTGGAAATCGGGCAGGTGATCGATGACCCGGCCGCCGTCTTCGCGGCGGTCGAGTCGCGGTTCGATCTTCCGGTCGGCGACGTCCGACCGCTGTATCGGGAGGAGCACTTCGTCCGCGGCGCCCGCGGCACCGAGGCTGCGCTCGTCCGCGCGGTCCTGCCCGAGGCCTGCGAGCTGTACCTGGAAATGCGCCGGATCGCCGGCTCGACGTCGGCACTCCCGGTCGCGGTGGGGATTCATCGCGCTGACGGCGACGCGGAGGATGACGTCCGCGTCTGGGCACGCCGGAGCCGGGCCGTGGCGCTGGTGCGGCCGCGGTCGGCGGCGGCCTGATACGGCTGACACGTGAACCGCGCGCGGCTGGCTGGGCGGGACTGCCCGCGCCCCATCGCCGGACGTCCGCTGCGGGCTGACCAATCCGATTTCCCGGCGCAGTCAGTCGTCCGGCAGGCCGGCGACGACCGCCGAACCGAGCCGGACGAGCGTCGCCCCCTCGAGGATCGCCTCCTCGTAGTCGCCGCTCATGCCCATCGACAGGTCGCGCAGCCGGTCCGCGCCGCCGACCGTGCCGGCGAGCCGGTCGCGGAACTCGCGCAGCCGGGCGAAATCGCGTCGGGCCGCGTTGGGGTCGCCGTCCGGCACGCTCGCCATGCCCATCAGGCCGCGGACGATCACGTGCCGCAGACCGGCCGCCGTCGTCACGATCCGCTCCGCCTCCGCCTCGTCGGCGCCGGTGCGGTTCGGGTCGGCGCCGAGATTCACCTCCACGAGCGCCTCCTGCACCTTCCCCACCGCCGCCGCCTCGGCGTCGAGGGCCGTGAGCAGCCGCAGGCTGTCGAGCGAATGGATGAGGGCGAGGTGGGGCAGCGTGCGCCGGATCTTGTTGCGCTGCAGGTGGCCGATCAGATGCCAGCGGACCGGCGGCTCGAGGTCGGCCGCGGCCGCCGCCTTCGCCCACAGGGCCTGCGGCCGGCTCTCGGCCAGGTCGCGGCAGCCGGTCTCGTGGAGCAGGGCCACGGCCGTGGCGCCGACCGACTTCGTGGCCACGACGAGGGTCACGCTGCGCGGGTCGCGGCCGGCCCGACCGCAGGCCGCCGCGATCCGCTCCCGGATCTGCGCGAGGTTGTCGCGGCAGCGGGCCCGGGCCTCGGCCAGCGGATCGGGACCGGTCATTGGATCTCGAGCCGCCGGGCGACCTCGCCCGACCGCTTGATCCGCCCGACGAGAAACTCCGCCGAGACGTTGCAGCCGAGGAGCGTCCGATTGCGGGGGGCGTCGAGCGCCCGGTAGACGAGCCACTGCGCGAGCCCCGCCTGGATGCGGAAGCCGGTGGCCTGGTGGGGCGGAAGGATCAACCGCGTGTCGGCGACGGTCAGCTGCCGCCAGGTCAGCGGCCGGCCGATGCGGCGCGGGTCGAGGTCGAGCCACAGCGGGGCGTAGAGCCGGCGGGCGCCCACCTGCTCGAGCAGCAGTTCGCCCGCCTGCGTCGCGGTGAACGCGCCTCGCCCCGGCGTGCGCCACTCCGGCAGCGCCAGCGGCAGGGCCATAAACCGCATCGCCGTGTCGAAGCCGAGGATTTCCCTGGTCTCGGCGGCGGGCTCCGTCTCCAGGCCGGGCACGAGGGGGAGCGAGCCACGGTAGCCGAGGGCGTCGGCATCGTGCCCGGCGCCGTCGCCGTTCGTGCCGGCATGCGGGCGCGGGCCGCCCGGTCGGGGCACGAGGGCGTCGGCGAGCAGCACGATCCGGTCGTCGGGCAGGACGACGATCTGGCGCTCGAGCTGCATGCCGCCGGCGAGGGGCGCGACGATCTCCAGAAACGACGCCTTGTCGTCCGACTCCCAGCAGGATGCGGTCCACGGTCCCTCGGCATCGAGCGGCCGGCCGCCGAGGCTCGCGGTCCAGCCCCACGGTCCCTCGACGAGCATCCGGTCGCCGACGGCGATCTCCAGTCGGGGCAGGGCCGCGCGGTATTCGACAAGCAGGCGCAGGTCGCGCCGGCCCCAACCGGTGCGGATCATCGCCACGCAGGCGGCGGGATCGTGGAGGTCGCGGGGCAGGAGCCGGGAGTCGGCGTCGCGGCTCCCCGTAGCCAGCCGGCGGGCCGTGCGTCGGGCCGGCTTGGCGAGGCCGCCGGCGGCGGCCTCGAGCAGGAGGGCCGAAAAGCATCTGGGAAGCAGCCCCGGCCCGGCGACGATCCGCCCCTCGCGGCCGAGCAGCCGGAGCGTCGACGTCGCGGCCGCGGCCCACAGCGACTCGGTCGCGTCGCTCCACGGCAGGCTCCCCGTGCTGCGGGCGACGTCGCGGACGCCGGTCCAGCGCATGACCCGTTCGACCATTGCGGCGGAGCTGGAGATGCCGACCGTACCGCCGGCCGACACGAGCCTGGCGATCTCCTCCTCGACCGCTGCCGCTGCCGCGGGCTCCAGGCACCGGCAGGCCTCGATGTCCGCGAACAGGCGGGCGAGCGTGAGCACGAACCGGGCCGAGAGCGTGTCGCGGTCCTTGCACGCCTCCGCGGCCGACCGGGCTTCGCGGACGAGCCGCTCGAGGAGGCTCCCCGCCGAGCCGCCGGCGCGCCTGGTGCGGGCCATCCACGCCAGGGCCCAGGTGCAGGCCTCGCAGATCAGCCAGCGTTCCCGAGGCGGGGCTGCGGCGGCCTCGTCGAGGCAGGCGCCGAGCGCCGTCTCGATGAACGTCATCCGCTGCACGTCGCGACCGCCGCGGGCGACCTGCCGGGCGAGCCGGCGCAGTTGCTGCCGGGTGTCGAGCCGTTCGCTCGTGTCGGCGATGGCACGGATCCGCGCCGCCGCGGCCCGGGCCGCCACCTTCGGCGCCGCCGGCCGCGGGGCAGGTGGGCGCCGGTCGCGAGGGGGCGCACCGGGATCGGCCGCGGCGTCGTGAGAGGCCTTGACGGCGGCCGCGCGGCCGCGGCGTTTCGGCTTCGTGTCGGCCCTGCCGCCCTGGTTGGTCGCGACCATCATGGCTCCGAGAAAACGTGTGGGAACGGATGCGGGGATCTTTTCCAGGCTGCCGGGGAATCTTTTCGGCGCCGGCGCCGGCCTGCGGTGCCGTATGATAATGGTCGGGATACGACCTCTCCACGCTTTCCCCATCAGGAGCCTGCCGATGTCATCCAGACCAGCGTTTTTTGGCCGATCGAACGCCGTGCCTGCCTGGCTGTCGGGGGCCGGCTTCGCCGTGGTCGTCCTGGTCGGCGTCAGCGGCATCCGGGCGGCCGACGGCCCGGCGACGGCTCCGACCGAACAGCCCGCTGCCGCCGGAAAGCCCGACCGGCATCCCGAACTCAAGCGGCTCTCGAAGACGGAGGAGGTGTGGGTGGACAGGGACCGCAAGGAGGTCGTGGTCGGCGCCAAGGTGGTGCTCGACGACGGGCCGATCGAGGTCTTCGCCTGCCTGGAAAACACCAAGGAGCACGAGGCGGTGATCGCCGCCCGGTCGACCGCGCGGCTCGTGCATGCGGCCCTGCTCGCCGTGGGGCTCGACCCGGGGCGGCCGGTGTCCTTCGATCCCGAGTATCGCCCGGCCCAGGGCCCGGTGGTCCGCGTGATGCTGCGCTGGCGGGACGCCGCGGGGAAGCCGCAGGAGGTCCGGGCCCAGGAGTGGATCCGCAATGCGCAGACGGGAAAACCGCTCGACAGCGACTGGGTGTTCGCCGGGAGTGTGTTCTGGAAGGATCCGCAGAGGGGCGACGAGTACTACCAGGCCGACGGCGGCGATTTGATCTGCGTCTCGAACTTCCCCACGGCGACGCTCGACCTGCCGATCCAGAGTTCGCAGTCGAACGAGGCGCTGCTGTTCGAGGTCTTCAAGGGGCGCGTGCCGCCGAAAGGCACCGTGGTCGACATCGTCCTCTCCGCCGCGCCGGGCAAGCCCGCCGGCAAATGACGGCCGCGGTGCAGGGGAGAAATCCGGGACGGGAGCGGATTGCCCCGGTGGGAATCCGCTCCCGTCCCTGAATGTCCCAATGTCGCATGCCGTCAGCCGGCGCGGACGCGGCAGTGGTCGAGGACGTTGTCCGCCGTGGCGACGTAGCCTGTGTAGAAGGGGCCGAACTCGGCGTAGCGGGCGCTCGCCTCGTCGAACCGCATCGTGTACACGATCTCCTTCAGCCAGTCGGGCCGGCGGGCCCAGAGCGTCACGCCCCACTCCCAGTCGTCGAGCCCCACCGACACGGTGATCAGCTGCGTGACACGGCCGCCGAACGACATGCCGGTGCGGCCATGCTCAGCCATCAGCCGGCTGCGCTCGGAGAACGGCAGCGTGAACCAGTTCTCCCCCACCTCGCGCTTCTTGTTCATCGGGTAGAAGCAGGCGTTGGGCCAGGGGGGGAGTTCGGGCTCGAGCCTGGCGAGCCGCATCTGGTCTTCGCGGGCGGCGTAGCCCTGCACCTTGGCCCGGTAGGAGGGGCTGTCGAGAACCTCTCCCTCGGCCACGAGCCGCTGGCCATACTGCTCGACCGTGGGCACGTACTCGCTGACTTCGGTGAGGCTGACGAACGAATAGGTGGGCCGCAGCGCCTCCCCGAGCGGGCCGGCAAGGAGCCGCTGGTGGACCGCATCGACGCGGAGCGGGGCCGGGTCCATCGCCATGATGCCGAAGTCGGCCTTGTGGCCGGGGACGAGCCAGGTCTGAAGCCGGGTCGGAGCCCCGGGGTCGGTCGGGTCGAGGGCGGCGGCGAACTGCCGGGCCCCCTCGGCCCGGGCGGCCGGCGAGAGGGTCGCGAGCCGGCCGCGGTCGAACGCATAAAAGGAGTGCGTGACGTGCCAGCCGGTGCAGGGCTGCGTGGCCGTCTCCACGGCCTGGTGGGCGGCGGCGCGATCGGCATGGCCGGGGCGACCGGGGGCCAGGGGGGCGGACGGACGGGCGACGGTCTCGGACACGGTCGGTTCTCCGGCAGGGGGCAGGGAGCGCGGCGGGCACGGGCCGCCAGCGGTCCGGAGTCTACGCCGATTCCTGCCCGGTTCCCAGCGGACCGCTGTCCGGCGGCGACCGGTTCGCGATAGGATGAAGCAACCGGTAGAGGACGCGTCCGGCGGCGCGGCGGGCCGGGAGCCTCGCAGGGGAGATGCAGCGATGGGACAGGCGATCGTCGATCCGGAAGAGCTGCGCAAGTTCGCCAACGCCCTGCGCAGGTTCAGCGACGAGGTGGTGGCGCAGATGCAGATGGTGCACCGGCAGCTCGGCGGCCTCAGCGCCACCTGGCGGGACCAGGAGCAGAAGAAGTTCTCCGAGGAGTTCGAGCAGCAGTTGATCATGTTCCGGCGGTTCGCCGAGTCGACCGGCGAGTACGTCCCGTACCTGATCCGCAAGGCCGAGCGGGCCGAGGAATACCAGCAGCAGCGCTGACACTCTGGCGAGGGAGGCGGCCATGGCCGAACAGGTTGATGTCAGGTCGATCGACACCCTGGCCTTCGTCAAGGGGGCGCTGGCGGCGTTCGCGCACGAGGCCGGCCAGGCGATCTCCGAGATGGAGCTCCAGGGGCAGCGCGGCATCGACTGGGTGACCGTGGAGCGGGCGGCCTACTGGAAGGCGGAGATCCGGCGCCGCAGTGACGTCGTCAACCAGGCGATGAAGGACCTGGAGCACTGCCGAACCTTCAAGAAGGTGGGCGACAACACGCCCTCCTGCGTCGAGGAGAAGAAGGTCCTGGCCAAGGCCCGGCGCAGGCTGGAGATCGCGGAGGAGAAGGCCCAGCTCGTCCGGCGTTGGACGCCGGTGGTGCTGCAGCAGTTTCGCGAGACCTGCGTCCGCCTGACCCGGTTTCGCGAGGTCATCGATCTCGACTGCCCGCGGGCGCTGGCCGAACTGGAGCGGATGCTGCGG
The DNA window shown above is from Planctomycetia bacterium and carries:
- a CDS encoding YggS family pyridoxal phosphate enzyme — translated: MTGPDPLAEARARCRDNLAQIRERIAAACGRAGRDPRSVTLVVATKSVGATAVALLHETGCRDLAESRPQALWAKAAAAADLEPPVRWHLIGHLQRNKIRRTLPHLALIHSLDSLRLLTALDAEAAAVGKVQEALVEVNLGADPNRTGADEAEAERIVTTAAGLRHVIVRGLMGMASVPDGDPNAARRDFARLREFRDRLAGTVGGADRLRDLSMGMSGDYEEAILEGATLVRLGSAVVAGLPDD
- a CDS encoding heme peroxidase; its protein translation is MSETVARPSAPLAPGRPGHADRAAAHQAVETATQPCTGWHVTHSFYAFDRGRLATLSPAARAEGARQFAAALDPTDPGAPTRLQTWLVPGHKADFGIMAMDPAPLRVDAVHQRLLAGPLGEALRPTYSFVSLTEVSEYVPTVEQYGQRLVAEGEVLDSPSYRAKVQGYAAREDQMRLARLEPELPPWPNACFYPMNKKREVGENWFTLPFSERSRLMAEHGRTGMSFGGRVTQLITVSVGLDDWEWGVTLWARRPDWLKEIVYTMRFDEASARYAEFGPFYTGYVATADNVLDHCRVRAG
- a CDS encoding ABC transporter ATP-binding protein, translating into MAGTVQSSRAAAPAAGAAIDIRGVEKVFRGRGRIRALQGVDLQVDRGEIFGLLGPNGAGKSTLVKILTSIVAATHAEGTVLGMPVGHKPTLARVGYLPEHHRFPDYLTGSQVLDHFAALSGVPRATRRARQAELLDLVGMREWAGKPVRQYSKGMRQRIGIAQALMNDPDLVILDEPTDGVDPVGRRGIRWLVQRLKEQGKTVLLNSHLLGELELICDRVAILVRGRVVRQGTIAALTRDSSRYEVTVRGGPPGWVEAGRCVPGAEDSTRFTVAADEPEPLQPVIDRLRAEGRTIVSVIPVRESLEDLFMRAVGTGNGDGLTGREAAP
- a CDS encoding NAD-dependent epimerase, whose product is MVVRTVFLTGASGFVGTHVAEELLRRGCEVRCLIRPGASAAHLDRPGVVRITGTLEDPDGYRDAIRGCDTVLHLAGAVAARTKRAMLRTNGRGTARLADACAAVETPPRLVAVSSLAAAGPPCRDRAIRDEADSPAPVSIYGRSKRAGETALERRAGRLPVTIVRPGIVFGPRDRQGAAVFRAIQRTGLHVVVGFRTPRLSLIHVDDLVDLLLRAAENGETLTPPGAGASTGRGMYFACDDREHPTYWQFGQRVAGALGKRVLVWPLWRCVGRMVGAGADLVSTATGTVQLLSLDKVREATAWSWACSAAKARTQLGFAPALPLDDRLRQTANWFREQGWL